The genome window CAACCCGGCCACATAGATCAGGCTGTATCGGAGTTGTCCCAGTTGGCCCGTGAGCCCCATCTCGGCGAGCAGGCGGGGACTGCGCAGGCGGGCGCGCAAAAGGCCGATGTTGCTGTCGATGTTTTCGTTGAAGGCCTCATGGGGTCCGCGCACGACCGCTTCGGTGACCGGTTGTTCCACGCCGCGGCCCGGCAGGGATGCCGCCTCGAACATGAGCGCTTCTGACTGGCCCTCCACAAAGAGCGCCACATGACCGTTGGTCAGGGCGTCGACGACCGCTCCTTTCGTCGGCAGCGGTGTAATCTGCCCCACTGTCGTGGCAAATCGCGTGGCGAGGGTGTTCATCAGGTGATTTTTCGGCGGGGAAGCATTCGCCTGCGAATCCTTCGTTGGGGAGGCGGGAGGGCTTCCTTGATCGCCGTCGCCGATGGTGAAGTCGAAGGGCATCATCAGGGGCGTGATCACCATGTCGCTCAGGTGTTCGTTGTTGACTTGACTCTGATAAAAGGCGAGCAGCGCTGGAACAGGCTGCGGCAGTCCGATCGTCAAGTGACGCAGTCGCAGGTCCGGGTTGAGCCGGATGGTAAATTCTCGGGACAGCCATCTCTGCACATCGGCGAGCCTATCCGGTATGGCTTCATCTTTGGAGGATGCGGCGCCGACGCTTGCGTTTCCTTTGAAGCGTCCACTTCCCCTGTTCTCGCCCTTTGCATCGCTGTTGTTGTCGCCGCCGGTTTTCTCTTTAGGAAACTGTCGTGAAAGGGCTGGGGCGTAAAGGTTGCTGGTGGGGATCTGTTTTTTTGCCCCTGAGCGCTTTCCCTGCTTTTCCAGCCACTTGTCATAAGGGGAGAGGGAAAAGGTTTTTTTCATCGTCGGCGGGTCGACCTGCAGTAGTTGTTTGAACCACTGCCAGTTCAAGGGCGACATCCTTTTCCCTCCTCACCGGCATTCCTCAGCGGTAGTTTTTGAGCATGACCTTTCCTCCTATGCACCTTTCTTTTGGTCAAGCTTGCTCTCGAACCCTACGCGTCACCCGGGTATGAAAAAAGCAAAGATGAAAAAAAGAACACCGGCCCCCTTTTTCGTGGGACCGGTGTTGCCGTTGTTCGCTTGCATTCTTTTCGTTTGTATACCCCTATCAGCGCAAGATCGCTTAGCCGTTCTTCTGCATGAACGCCTTCATGAAGTCCGCCAATGCCTGGCAGCCTTCGCGGGGCAAGGCGTTGTAAGTGGAGGCGCGCATGCCGCCGACGGAGCGGTGGCCTTTCAGGCCGATGAGGCCGGCTTTCGTCGCTTCGCTGGCGAAGGCCTTCTCCAGGTCCTCGTTGGGCAGGCGGAAGGTGATGTTCATGGTGGAGCGGCTGTCCTTGTCGGCATGGCCTTTGTAGTAGCCGTTGCTACCGTCGATGACGTCATAGATCAGGGCCGCTTTTTCCACGTTTTGCTTTTCCATGGCCGCCAGGCCGCCCTGGGCCTTGAGCCAGCGGAGGACCAGGTTGACCATGTAGACGGAGAAGCTGGGCGGTGTGTTGTAGAGAGAGTTGTTCTTGGCATGGATGTCATAACGGAGCATGGAGGGCAGCTTGGTGGAGGCCTTCTCGATCATGTCCTGGCGGATGATGACGACGGTGACGCCGGAGGGGCCGAGGTTTTTCTGGGCGCCGGCGTAGATGAGGGCGAACTTGTTGGCGTCAAAGGGCTTGCAGAGGATGTCGCTGGACATGTCGGCGATGAGGGGGATGTCGCCGAAGTCGGGGAAGCTCTGCCACTGGGTGCCGAAGATGGTGTTGTTCGAGGTCAGGTGTATGTAGGCCGGCGCCTCGCTCAACTGGATCTCGTCAGCCTTGGGGATGCGGACGTAGTTGCCTTCCTGAGTGGTGGCGGCCACATGGGTCTGGCCAAACTTTTGCGCTTCTTTCAGCGCCTTTTCGGACCAACTGCCGGTGAGGATGTAGTCAGCCGTCTGGCCGGCGCCGAGAAAGCTCATGGGCACCATGGCGAATTGGGTGCTGGCTCCGCCTTGGAGGAAGAGGACCCGGTAGTTGTCGCCCAGGCCGAGCAGTTCCTTCATATTGGCTTCCGCTTCGTTGTTGATGGCTTCATATTCTTTGGACCGGTGGCTGATCTCCATGACCGACATGCCGGTCCCTTTGTAGTTCAGCATTTCTCGTTGGGCTTCTTCGAGTACGGCCAGGGGCAGGGTGGCGGGGCCTGCGTTGAAGTTGAAGACGCGCTCCATTGTGGGTTAGCTCCTCTCGCTATGTGAAATTGGGGATAAACATTTTTATCTATTATAGCGTGTCCGTCCGTGGTATACAATGTTTGCGACACAAAAACGTTTTCCGGTCGAGTAAAAAACTTGCAGCCCTCAACTGTTGCTTTGCCACTTACTAATGAAGCTGCTGTTGTAACGGAGGGGCTTCCCCGGCGCGGCGTTTCGGTGATCACGATATGGGCTGAAACCGCTGATGCGATGGCCGCAACCGTTGAGACGCAATAAAAAACCCGCCCTGCGGATGGTCCGCAGAAACGGGAGGGAACAGGTTACGCCTTGCTTTGAACGGGCTCTCGCGCTGTCTCGACAAAGCGCAGGCTCGCGGCGTTCCATTCGAAGCGGACCTTTTCCTTCTCTACACTTTCCAGGTTGTACTGGGTGGGCATCTTCTTCGGATCGCCGGGGACTTTGTAGCGGGAGACGGTCCGGTCTACGACGATCACCCCTGGCCCCGGAACGGAGAAATGGTTTTCTTCCTTGACACGATGCCAGTAGATGCCGTCCGGCCGGTCCCAGGCGTCATGCCAGAAGTACTCGCTTTTCTGTACATGGGAAAAGACCTGCTGGAAGGCGTTGTTTTTATCGAGGCGGAAGATGCGTTTCCAGGTCGTCTCTTCGAAGCCGCCGGTCCGGTTATCATAGTATTCTTCTACGGAGATCCCCTTTTGGGCGATTCCGGGCAGGTCGACTGCCGACAGCCGGGTTACTGATGCAAGATCTTTGGATAGGCCGATCAGACGCCCGTCAGCTTTTTGCAGGCCTGCCAAGAATCCTTTGTTTTTGCCGGCGTTGATGCCGAGGATGATCTCCTCTCCGTCGAGGGGGGAGGCGTCGATCTCCAGTCGCAGGACACTGGTTGGGGTGAGTGTTTCCCAGCCTTTGGCCTGCAGGGCTCGCCGCACCAGTTCCCCTTCGTCGGGAAGCTGCTGAAAGTTGAAGGCCGGCAGGCTCGGTGCGTTGAGGAAGATATAGACGGCGGCGACGAGCAGGGTGACCAGGCCGAAAAACAGGGAGGACTTGCGGCGCAAGGCTATCACCTCCTTGAAAGTCCCTGTATATTATGCAGGCCCTTCAAAAGGGTGATTGCGCCAGCAGGGAGTCGCTTTGAAGTCCCATTGCAATTTTGGTAAAATGGTCTTGGCGTCCAGCCTGTCGCCGGCAGGGCGAGGGTGGGCGGAAAACTGGAAGGAGTATCATCATGCTTGTCGATTATCATGTTCACGCCATGGGCCATGGCACATCACGGCATACGGTTGAGGAGATTTCGGCCTATCTGGAGACGGCCCGGATGCGTGGCGTTGCTCAGGTGGGTTTTGCCGACCATGACCGCTACCTCGACGAATACGACGTCGACGCCATCCGTGAAGCAGCCCTGCAGTATCCGGACGTGCAGGTGCGGCTGGGGGTGGAGATCGATTATATCCGGAACGCCGATGCCGAGCTTCAGGCGATGACGTCTCGCTATCCCTTTGATTACGTCATTGGCTCGGTCCACAAGATCGAGGACTGGGATTTCGACTGCGTCGAGTTCATGGACCGCTATGACCGGTGGGAAATGGACGATCTCTACCGTACATACTTTGACCATGTGCGGGAAGTGGCAGAAAAGGGGCTCTTCAGCTTTATCGGGCACATGGATCTGATCAAGATCTTCAATTTCCGCAACAAACGTCCCATCGTGGAACTGGCCGAGGAGGCGCTCCAGGCGATTCGCAAGGCGGGACTGCCTTGCGAGATCAACACGAACGGCCTGAACAAGCCGGTCGCCGAGATGTATCCCCAGCGCGTCCTGCTGGAGCGCTGTTTTGAATTGGGCATCCCAATCATCCTCAGTTCAGACGCCCACTTCGCCCATGAGGTGGGCAGGGACCTGGACAAGGCCCGCGACCTGGCTTGGTCTGTGGGGTACCGGCAGGTGGCCACTTTCCACCGCCGCAAGTGTGTCATGGAGAACCTTTAATAAGGGAGAGCCTGCGAAGGTCGAAGGCTTATTAGACATTTGACATTCGGTTATTTCGCAAATAAACTGGCAGCCCCGATGACGCCTTTTTATGATATCGACGCAGCGCCGCATAACAACCGAAACCGGATGTCGTAAGGGAAATTCGACATAGGCGAGGTGGGGTACGTGCGCGTCTACATATCGGCCGATCTGGAAGGGGTGGCCGGGGTCGTATCGCCGGCCCAGTTGGTATCCGGACCAGCGTATGAGGAGGCCCGCCGCTGGATGACGGCCGAGGTGGCGGCGGCTGTCCGGGGCGCCCAGAGGGCCGGCGCTCGGCAGGTGGTTGTCAACGACGCCCATGAGGCGATGACCAACCTCCGCCTGGAGGACCTGCCGCCCGGCGTCGAGGTGATCAGCGGCAAGCCCAAGGCCCTGGGCATGATGTGCGCCATCGATGCAGGCTGGGATCTGGCCTTTTTGACCGGCTGCCATGCCCGGCAGGGCAGCGGCGGCCTGTTGAGCCATTCCTACAGCGCCTCCACAATCGCCCGATTGTGCCTGAACGGTCGCGAGGTGGGCGAGTTGGGCTTGAACATCTCCCTGGCCCTTGCCTGTAACGTGCCGGTGGGGCTGGTGACGGGTGATGCGGCGGCTGTGGCGGAGGCGCTGGAACTGTTCCCGGGGCTGCGGACTGTCGCCGTCAAGACAGCCTATGGACGCCAGGCGGCCCGCACGTTGACTCCAGGCGAGGCATGCTCACGCATTGAGGCGGCGGCGGGGGAAGCGGTGGCGGCGCCCTGTCAGTCTGATGAGATACGGCACTGGCAGCCGCAACCGCCCTATACGTTGGCGGTGGATTTTGCCTCCCCCGTCATGGCCGATGCCGTATCCTACATGCCCTTGACCCGGCGGGAGAGCCCCTGCCGGATCACGATGGAACAGGCTGAACTGCCGGCGCTGTTTCGCGCTTTTCAGGCCATGCTAACAATCGCCGGCGCCGTCGCGCGCTAATCATGTACAATCAATGGGGCGACGGAAGCGAGGTGCAACGGTGGAAGACCATATGATTCAACGGTTGCCGGCCGATGTGCTCGCCATCGGCGCCCATCCCGATGATGTGGAGTTGGGCGCCGGTGGGGCGGTGGCGCTGGCTGCCAGCCAGGGTTTGCAGGTGGTCATCGTCGACCTGACAGAGGGGGAAATGGCGTCGAGGGGAACAGTGGCGGAACGGCGCGCCGAGGCGAAGCAGGCGGCGGCAATCCTGGGCGTCCGCGAGCGCATCAACTGCCGTTGGGAAGACGGCGGCCTCGGCGATCCGGCCCAGTGGCAAAAACGGGTGGAAGAACTGGCTCATCTGGTCCGTCGTTTCCGGCCGAGGCTGGTGCTGGCGCCGGAGGGGCCGGACCGTCATCCCGACCACGAGGCGGCAGGACGTCTGGCGCGGGAGGCTGTCTTTTACAGCGGTCTCCAGAAGTACGGCGACCCGGACCTTGCGCCCTGGCGGCCCCGGCGTTTTCTGGCCTACCGCATCAATGGCTCTTTTGACGGCGCGGCTTCCTTCGGCGTTGACGTGAGCGCCCTCTATGACAGGAAACGGGCGGCCCTCGCAGCCTACCGGAGCCAGTTTTTCCGGGAACAGCCGGAAGCGCGCCAGGCCTTGCATATACCTGACCTTCCGGCCCTTCTGGAGGCGCGGGACCGATACCTGGGCGGGTTGCTCGGTGTTGCTTTCGCGGAGCCCTTTTACGGGGAAGGCCCCATCCGGATCGGGCGCATGGACGCCTTGTGGGAGTGAGGAAGCCATGAACATCGGCATCGTCTGTTACCCTTCCTATGGCGGCAGCGGCGTCGTCGCCTCGGAACTGGCCCGCCAACTGGGCC of Heliomicrobium undosum contains these proteins:
- the serC gene encoding 3-phosphoserine/phosphohydroxythreonine transaminase; protein product: MERVFNFNAGPATLPLAVLEEAQREMLNYKGTGMSVMEISHRSKEYEAINNEAEANMKELLGLGDNYRVLFLQGGASTQFAMVPMSFLGAGQTADYILTGSWSEKALKEAQKFGQTHVAATTQEGNYVRIPKADEIQLSEAPAYIHLTSNNTIFGTQWQSFPDFGDIPLIADMSSDILCKPFDANKFALIYAGAQKNLGPSGVTVVIIRQDMIEKASTKLPSMLRYDIHAKNNSLYNTPPSFSVYMVNLVLRWLKAQGGLAAMEKQNVEKAALIYDVIDGSNGYYKGHADKDSRSTMNITFRLPNEDLEKAFASEATKAGLIGLKGHRSVGGMRASTYNALPREGCQALADFMKAFMQKNG
- a CDS encoding histidinol-phosphatase HisJ family protein produces the protein MLVDYHVHAMGHGTSRHTVEEISAYLETARMRGVAQVGFADHDRYLDEYDVDAIREAALQYPDVQVRLGVEIDYIRNADAELQAMTSRYPFDYVIGSVHKIEDWDFDCVEFMDRYDRWEMDDLYRTYFDHVREVAEKGLFSFIGHMDLIKIFNFRNKRPIVELAEEALQAIRKAGLPCEINTNGLNKPVAEMYPQRVLLERCFELGIPIILSSDAHFAHEVGRDLDKARDLAWSVGYRQVATFHRRKCVMENL
- a CDS encoding M55 family metallopeptidase codes for the protein MRVYISADLEGVAGVVSPAQLVSGPAYEEARRWMTAEVAAAVRGAQRAGARQVVVNDAHEAMTNLRLEDLPPGVEVISGKPKALGMMCAIDAGWDLAFLTGCHARQGSGGLLSHSYSASTIARLCLNGREVGELGLNISLALACNVPVGLVTGDAAAVAEALELFPGLRTVAVKTAYGRQAARTLTPGEACSRIEAAAGEAVAAPCQSDEIRHWQPQPPYTLAVDFASPVMADAVSYMPLTRRESPCRITMEQAELPALFRAFQAMLTIAGAVAR
- the bshB1 gene encoding bacillithiol biosynthesis deacetylase BshB1, with the translated sequence MEDHMIQRLPADVLAIGAHPDDVELGAGGAVALAASQGLQVVIVDLTEGEMASRGTVAERRAEAKQAAAILGVRERINCRWEDGGLGDPAQWQKRVEELAHLVRRFRPRLVLAPEGPDRHPDHEAAGRLAREAVFYSGLQKYGDPDLAPWRPRRFLAYRINGSFDGAASFGVDVSALYDRKRAALAAYRSQFFREQPEARQALHIPDLPALLEARDRYLGGLLGVAFAEPFYGEGPIRIGRMDALWE